Proteins co-encoded in one Girardinichthys multiradiatus isolate DD_20200921_A chromosome 11, DD_fGirMul_XY1, whole genome shotgun sequence genomic window:
- the LOC124875971 gene encoding uncharacterized protein LOC124875971 isoform X3: MLRRNTRLQLLGYYNSEGNPTISYKETLYKVFSKRRNQRCVTLDTYSKADAIPYTETDLKMDTDTIPYIETDLKMDTDTIPYIEMDLKMDTDTIPYTDLYTDTIPYADSYMNTKTDTEMTAEEEFHFENRRTTRSRQYRKNLCKNNFGWFYVTCLLFFVLAIPIYAPNFNISSSKPAESPASSFAVDLVCFLYYILPIAQWSSW, translated from the exons ATGCTGAGAAGAAACACTCGACTACAATTATTAGGGTACTACAACTCAGAGGGAAATCCCACCATCTCCTACAAAGAGACTCTTTATAA AGTTTTCAGCAAGCGAAGGAATCAAAGATGTGTCACCTTAGACACATACTCGAAGGCAGACGCCATCCCTTACACAGAGACGGACTTGAAG ATGGACACAGACACCATCCCTTACATAGAGACGGACTTGAAGATGGACACAGACACCATCCCTTACATAGAGATGGACTTGAAGATGGACACAGACACCATCCCTTACACAGACTTGTACACAGACACGATCCCATACGCAGACTCATACATGAACACTAAAACAGACACAGAGatgacagcagaagaagaattcCACTTTGAAAACAGAAGGACCACCAGAAGTAGACAATACCGCAAAAACCTCTGCAAGAACAACTTTGGCTGGTTCTATGTGACATGCCTCCTGTTTTTTG TTCTGGCAATCCCGATCTATGCGCCGAACTTTAACATTTCTAGCTCCAAACCTGCAGaatctccagcttcctcctttGCAGTAGATCTGGTATGTTTTCTATATTACATCTTACCAATTGCacagtggagcagttggtag
- the LOC124875971 gene encoding uncharacterized protein LOC124875971 isoform X1, translating to MLRRNTRLQLLGYYNSEGNPTISYKETLYKVFSKRRNQRCVTLDTYSKADAIPYTETDLKMDTDTIPYIETDLKMDTDTIPYIEMDLKMDTDTIPYTDLYTDTIPYADSYMNTKTDTEMTAEEEFHFENRRTTRSRQYRKNLCKNNFGWFYVTCLLFFVLAIPIYAPNFNISSSKPAESPASSFAVDLAFNRYCEEKKLYPAELMEALIGSITTVNDSLPGKVCVGITWQDITLKRLKRNLQPCEAGGQQ from the exons ATGCTGAGAAGAAACACTCGACTACAATTATTAGGGTACTACAACTCAGAGGGAAATCCCACCATCTCCTACAAAGAGACTCTTTATAA AGTTTTCAGCAAGCGAAGGAATCAAAGATGTGTCACCTTAGACACATACTCGAAGGCAGACGCCATCCCTTACACAGAGACGGACTTGAAG ATGGACACAGACACCATCCCTTACATAGAGACGGACTTGAAGATGGACACAGACACCATCCCTTACATAGAGATGGACTTGAAGATGGACACAGACACCATCCCTTACACAGACTTGTACACAGACACGATCCCATACGCAGACTCATACATGAACACTAAAACAGACACAGAGatgacagcagaagaagaattcCACTTTGAAAACAGAAGGACCACCAGAAGTAGACAATACCGCAAAAACCTCTGCAAGAACAACTTTGGCTGGTTCTATGTGACATGCCTCCTGTTTTTTG TTCTGGCAATCCCGATCTATGCGCCGAACTTTAACATTTCTAGCTCCAAACCTGCAGaatctccagcttcctcctttGCAGTAGATCTG GCCTTCAACAGATACTGTGAAGAGAAGAAACTGTATCCAGCAGAGCTGATGGAGGCGCTGATAGGCTCAATCACAACAGTTAACGACTCTCTCCCAGGCAAAGTTTGCGTTGGCATCACATGGCAGGACATTACATTGA AAAGATTAAAAAGGAATCTTCAGCCTTGTGAAGCTGGAGGACAACAGTAA
- the LOC124875971 gene encoding uncharacterized protein LOC124875971 isoform X2, with protein sequence MLRRNTRLQLLGYYNSEGNPTISYKETLYKVFSKRRNQRCVTLDTYSKADAIPYTETDLKMDTDTIPYIETDLKMDTDTIPYIEMDLKMDTDTIPYTDLYTDTIPYADSYMNTKTDTEMTAEEEFHFENRRTTRSRQYRKNLCKNNFGWFYVTCLLFFVLAIPIYAPNFNISSSKPAESPASSFAVDLAFNRYCEEKKLYPAELMEALIGSITTVNDSLPGKVCVGITWQDITLKRLKRNLQPCEAGGQQ encoded by the exons ATGCTGAGAAGAAACACTCGACTACAATTATTAGGGTACTACAACTCAGAGGGAAATCCCACCATCTCCTACAAAGAGACTCTTTATAA AGTTTTCAGCAAGCGAAGGAATCAAAGATGTGTCACCTTAGACACATACTCGAAGGCAGACGCCATCCCTTACACAGAGACGGACTTGAAGATGGACACAGACAC CATCCCTTACATAGAGACGGACTTGAAGATGGACACAGACACCATCCCTTACATAGAGATGGACTTGAAGATGGACACAGACACCATCCCTTACACAGACTTGTACACAGACACGATCCCATACGCAGACTCATACATGAACACTAAAACAGACACAGAGatgacagcagaagaagaattcCACTTTGAAAACAGAAGGACCACCAGAAGTAGACAATACCGCAAAAACCTCTGCAAGAACAACTTTGGCTGGTTCTATGTGACATGCCTCCTGTTTTTTG TTCTGGCAATCCCGATCTATGCGCCGAACTTTAACATTTCTAGCTCCAAACCTGCAGaatctccagcttcctcctttGCAGTAGATCTG GCCTTCAACAGATACTGTGAAGAGAAGAAACTGTATCCAGCAGAGCTGATGGAGGCGCTGATAGGCTCAATCACAACAGTTAACGACTCTCTCCCAGGCAAAGTTTGCGTTGGCATCACATGGCAGGACATTACATTGA AAAGATTAAAAAGGAATCTTCAGCCTTGTGAAGCTGGAGGACAACAGTAA